The Saprospiraceae bacterium region TCATAAATGTTTGGAAAGTGTTGAATGAATTCCGATTTATCCAGATGGCGACAATCCAGGCAAACGAAATCTTCCCCGCGCATTTTCATTTCATTGTCAATAGCTCTTGCTACAATATCCCTGGGAGCCAGAGACAAACGCTCATCGTAATTCTGCATGAACTCTTGTCCATCCTGTGTTTTTAGGATGCCTCCAAATCCACGTACCGCTTCTGAAATCAGAAATGCAGGATTTTCAGAAGTTGGTCTGTACAATGCAGTAGGATGGAATTGAACAAACTCCATATTCTCAACATGCCCTTTGGCACGGTACATCATGGCAATGCCATCGCCGGTGGCGATGATGGGATTGGTGGTAGTCCTGTAGATCTGACCTGCACCCCCTGTGGCCAAAATGGTGATTTTTGCCAAATGCGTTTCTACTTCGAGGTTTTTAAGATTCAGCAAATAAGCCCCATAACATTCGATATCGGACATGATGCGCGTCACATTATATCCGAGATGATGTTGTGTTAAAACGTCGATGGCATAATAGTATTCCAGAATTTCAAGATTTGGAAATTGCATACACTTTTCGAGTAGAGCTCGTTCAATTTCAGCACCGGTGACATCCTGATAATGAAGTATCCTTTTTTCAGAATGTCCACCTTCGCGCGCAAGATCGTAATGTGCGGCATCAACTTTATCAAATCTCGCACCCCAGTCGATTAACTCCTGTACGCGTGCTGGTCCTTCTTCAACGACGATCCTTACGATGTCTTCATTACACAATCCATCACCGGCATCCAGGGTATCGAGCAGGTGTTTTTCAAAATCATCTTTAATGCGATCCCAAACTGCGGCAATACCACCTTGTGCATAACGCGTGTTGCATTCTTCCCTGGAAGTCTTGCTTACCAGGCTTATCTTAATTTTTGGATTTTTCCTGGCAATTTGAATAGCGGAGGTAAGTCCGGCAATACCGGTTCCTATGATCAACACATCGGTTTTAAAAATCATTTTAGTTTTTGTAATGCAAAATTAA contains the following coding sequences:
- the nadB gene encoding L-aspartate oxidase; amino-acid sequence: MFKTDVLIIGTGIAGLTSAIQIARKNPKIKISLVSKTSREECNTRYAQGGIAAVWDRIKDDFEKHLLDTLDAGDGLCNEDIVRIVVEEGPARVQELIDWGARFDKVDAAHYDLAREGGHSEKRILHYQDVTGAEIERALLEKCMQFPNLEILEYYYAIDVLTQHHLGYNVTRIMSDIECYGAYLLNLKNLEVETHLAKITILATGGAGQIYRTTTNPIIATGDGIAMMYRAKGHVENMEFVQFHPTALYRPTSENPAFLISEAVRGFGGILKTQDGQEFMQNYDERLSLAPRDIVARAIDNEMKMRGEDFVCLDCRHLDKSEFIQHFPNIYEKCLSIGIDPMQQMIPVVPACHYLCGGIKVDSQGNSSIRNLYACGECTSTGLHGANRLASNSLLEAAVFGYRIASDLVNKIDALNLRTDIPEWDATGTAHPKEMVLITQSIKELKEIMSYYVGIVRSNVRLERSLKRLHLLYEETEVLYHSTTLSAALCELRNLITIGYLVSRSASMRKESRGLHFTTDYVDKNDFRQSTLL